The nucleotide sequence TCGTCCTGAGCCAGGATCAAACTCTCAAGAAAAAAATTATCTGTATTTCAACCTCAAAAGAATCCTGTCTCCGCACTGTTCAGTTTTCAAAGACCAAACTCATTTTTCTTTGTCGACTTTTGCCGCCGACTCTTAATACTATAGCAGATTTATTTCATCATGTCAAGAACTTTTTTTGCTTTTTTTCTTTTGTCTTTTCCTCAACGGCAAGAAATAATTTACCACAAAACTTTTCATTAGTCAAGAACATTTTTCAGATTTTTATAATATCACAAAATAATAATGAATAAGATATATTAAATATTCTTTCTGTATTTATTATCTCGCTTTTGGGAAAACTTGTACGTAAAAGATTATTTGTCAGGAGGATAGAGTATGTTCTTCCAAATCAATCGTAATAAGAATAGTGTAAATTCTTTTTCGCCTTATGCAGTAAGTGAATTTAGTAAAATTATTTTAGAATACCTAAACAAATACTACAATAAAAATTATAAAGAACTAGTTATTGTATGTATAGGAACAGACAGATCAACTGGAGATAGTTTAGGCCCTTTAGTAGGATACAAACTCTCACCTCTCTTCAGAAAATATAGTAAAGTACATCTACTGGGTACCTTAGATAATCCTGTGCATGCAAAAAATCTTAAAGAAAATATTAATGTTATAAAAAATACATTCGATAATCCTTTTGTAATTGCTATAGATGCTTGTTTAGGGAATATTGATAGAATAGGTTATGTAAAAGTCGAAAAAGGTCCACTAAAACCAGGAGCTGGAGTAAATAAAAATTTGCCTGAAATAGGTAATATTCATATAACAGGAATAGTAAACATTAGTGGATTTATGGAGTATATTGTACTACAAAACACTAGACTAAGCATTGTAATGAAAATGGCAGATGTCATATCAAAGTCTATTTATCTAAGCTATATTCAATTTTATAAAGATAATAGCCAAACAATACATAATTAAAAGCCCATCATTCAAATAATGGGCTGTACAACCTATTATTTATAATATACTCTATTTCTTCTAATGTTTTACCAGTTGCATTAATTAAAAGTACCTCTTTATTTCTATCTATCTCAAATCCTGCATCCATACTGATAAATCTATCCATATAAGGTATACTGTAACCATCAGCCATATATATTATTGCTTCTACTTCTTTATTTTCATTAATATCATACACTTCATAACCTTTACTTTTTAGGCTATTCTTTAAATCATCAAGTCCTTTTTGAATAGCTATTTTTTTTGCCATAAGAAAACACCCCCAGAATACTCATTTAAAATTAGTATCTTCTGTAAGGGTGTTTTTATTCTCTTACTGAGCTATAACTTCTATGCTTCTTCTTTCTATTGTAAATATTATCTCATCATCAACATCAAATATTTCTCCATCTATATTTAAACTTATTGGATTACACATATTTACTTTTACTTCTTTAGATTTGTAAAATTGAACATATTTTTTAAATTCACCATGTTTACCTTTAAATATAGACGGAAATAGTAATAATAACTTTAATTTAGGAATCTTTTTTATAAAACAAATTTCAGAGAGGCCATCATCTTCTACAGCATCAGGGCATATTGCCATGCCTCCCCCATAATATTTACCGTTTCCAACAGCTATAAGGAGAATCTCATCATTAATTTCCCTATCATCAAGTTTTACCTTAATCTTCTTACACTTATAAGATATAAGTGTTACTAACAAACCCACCGTATAAGCAAATTTACTTTTAACATATCTTTTTATTTTCTCTGTATTTTTAACTATTTCAGCATCAAATCCAATACTTGCAACATTCAGAAATGGTTTACCATCAGCATACCCTAAATCGATGCTTTTAACTTTACGATTTATTATTAAATCTAAAGCATCTTTTATATTTTCAGGTATATTTAATGTTCTAGCTAAATCATTACCAGTACCACCAGGTACAATGCCTAATATACCTTTACCCATTTCAACTATTCCAATCATTACTTCATTAATAGTTCCATCTCCACCTACTGCCACAATAATATCAAATCCATCTTCAAGTACATTTTTAGTGATTTCTATTGCTTCCTTAGGTCTTGTAGTTTCAATAATTTTATATTTAATATCAGTTTTTTTCATTTTTTCTTCAATGTAAGGTATTAAGCTTTTAGCCCTATTTTTCCCAGCAACTGGATTTACAACAAAACACACGCTCAAAACATACCACCCAACTTTTATATGCTTTCTAGACTCTTTGAAATACCCTGTTTTTTTGCTATTTCTATAGCCTGTATTTCTTCATCCGAAAGTGTGTAATTAGATTTACCATTAAATATAGGCTTTGCATAAGTATTACATTCGTTTCTACCAAATAAACTTGATATTACAAAACCATTAAGATTATCATCTAATAGAGCTACTGAAAAACTTAAATCGCTTCCTACATCATTAAAAGCATTATACCTTACAAAACCTACTTTTTGTACTGCAAATTTCAATTTGCTATCTAGTTCCTCACACATACTTTTGATAGCTTCTGTCTCTTTTTTCATATCTTTAACTTCATCAATATACTCAAAAATCAAATCCTCTAAAGAAGCTTCGTCAACACCTTCAACAAGTCTATTGTATTTTTTTGTAATAGAAGAAATTCTTATCTGACTAATAATATTTAGTAATAACAAAAATATTACTCCAACTGTTAGAAAAATAATTATTTGATTACTATACTGCGCAATTATTTCTTCCATAACTTACAGACCCCCTTTATGTTACGATATGGTTAATATTCGTTAATTATCTTTAAATTCCTTCAAAAATTATATTTCCTTTGCTATTTCTCTTATTGCTTTTATTGCTTCTTCAATATCCTCATGTGTATTAAAGTAACCAATACTAAATCTTACAACTCCTTGTTCAAATGTACCTATCGTCTTATGAGCCAAAGGAGCACAATGAAGTCCTGGTCTAACGGCTATATTAAAAACTCTATCTAAAATATAACTTACCTCAGATGAATCCTCTTCACCAAGATTAATAGATACAACTGGGGCCTGTTTCTTTACATCACAAGGTCCATAAATTTTTACTTTATCTATTTCTTTAAGCTCTTCTATAAAATACTCTGTTAACTCTTCTTCATGTTTTCTTATATTATCAATACCTGTTTTTAAGATGAATTTAATTCCTGCTCCTAATCCTACTATCCCAGGCGTATTTGGTGTGCCACTTTCAAATTTATCTGGTAACATCTCAGGCTGTATTAAAGATTCAGATCTACTACCTGTTCCTCCCTCTTTCATTTGCATTACATCTATTCCTTCTCTTATATAAATTCCACCAGTTCCTTGCGGCCCTAATAAGCTTTTATGCCCAGGAAACACAAGAATATCTATATTCATATTTTTTACATCAATATCATATACTCCAGCAGTCTGTGCAGCATCTACCATGTAAAGTAACCCATTTTTATGTGCTATTTTACTTATTTCATCTATAGGAAATAAAGTCCCAGTAACATTAGAAGCATGAGTGGTAATTATCATTTTAGTATTTTGTCTAATATTTTTTTCAATGTCTTTTATATCTATCATTCCAGTCTTATCGCATTGGATTATGGTAGTTTCTACTCCTATATTTTCTAAAGCTTTAAGCGGTCTTAATACCGAATTATGTTCCATAGAAGTTGTTATGACATGATCACCTGATTTCAAAATGCCTTTAATCCCAAGATTAAGACCTTCTGTAGCATTTGATGTAAATATTATATTCATTGGATTTTCAATATTAAATAACTTACTTAAAAGTTCCCTTGTTTCATATATAGCTCTACCAGCTTTTAGAGCTAACTTATGTCCAGATCTACCAGGATTAGCTCCAAATTCTTTCATAGATTCTAGCATAGCTTGATAAACTTCTTCTGGTTTTGGAAAAGTAGTTGCAGCATTATCTAAATAAATCAAATCACTCACCTCCAAATAAATGACAATTTAATTATAACATATTAGAATATAAGTATATTAAAAATATGCTGAGCTTGTTGATAAAGTTAATCTTTAAAAAATATATGAAAATAACAAAATCTTCAATTTAAATAAATCAAGGAAGATTTTGTTGAAATCCATTTCGGAAATTATATTTTAAATTACCACAATTTAATAAGGTTAATAATTTCCTTATGGATTATAAAAGTGAATGCTTGAAAGAATTTAATTTTCTCTTTCGCATGAGCGTTATTTTCATGAATATTTATTTTGTCTACAAGCTCTAAATACATTAAAAATACTTTGTTATTTATAAATCCTCTTATTTAAAGAATTATATTCCTTAAACAAGAGGATTATCCTAAGAATATCTATTCTACATCGCAAATTTTAATAAATTGAAATTTTGATACATCAAATAATCCCATATCAGTAACCTTAATTTCAGGAATAACAGGCAAAGCTAAAAAAGATAATGTCATAAACGGATCTATATCGTTATTTACACCAAGTTTGTTATAGGCTAAATCTAACATTTCTTTTAATGTAACATTTACTTCTTCCATCGATTTATTTGACATAATACCAGCTATAGGTAACGGTAATGTCTTAAGAACTTCTCCTTTAGAACATATAGTAATCCCACCACCTACTCTGACAACTTCTTTTATAGCTAATAACATATCTTCATCATTATCTCCAATAACAATTAAATTATGTGAATCGTGTGCTATTGTTGATGCGATAGCACCATTTGTCAATTTAAAATTTTCAACCAGACCTAATCCAATATTCCCTGTTGCTTTATGTCTTTCTATGACAGCAATTTTCAATATATCTAAGTTTTTATGATGTTTAAAATATCCTTTTTCCGTTTCTACTTTCCTTATAACCTTTTCTGTAACAAGACTATGTGGTAATAATCTAATAACATTAGCTATATCTCCTTTAAGCTCTATTTTTAAATCTTCTTTTCTAACTTCTTTTGTTCTAACAGTATCAGTAACTTTTGATACATCCACGGCTTTTACTTTAAACAATGGTACATTATTTTTTGCTACCAAAACACCATTTTTAAAGACCTGAACTACATTAAATTTTTCCAAATCATCTATTACAATAATGTCTGCCACATAACCTGGTGCTATAGCTCCAATTTCTTTTAGTTTATAACACTCTGCAGCATTTATTGTAGCCATCTTAATTGCAGAAATCGGATCTAATCCCATCTTTATAGACAATCTTACATTATTATCTATATGTCCTAACGTTAAAATATCCTCTGGATGTTTATCATCTGTACAAAATAAACATCTTCTTAAATTCTCTTTTGTTACTCCTCTGATAAGAGTTTCTAAATTTCTAGCAGCTGAACCCTCTCTTATTAATATATACATTCCTAATCTTAATCTGTTTATCATCTCTTCTATAGTTGAACATTCATGTTCTGTTCTAACTCCAGCTATTACATATGCATTTAAATCTTTACCACTTATATTCGGTCCATGTCCATCTATCAACTTACCTTTTACTATTTTAACCTTCTCTAAAGTATCTTCATCTCCCAAAATTACTGATGGATAATCCATTAATTCTCCTAAACCTAATATTCTTTCATCACAAATTAATTCTCTCAATTTATCTGCATCTAATATTGCTCCTGAATTTTCAAAAGAAGTAGCAGGTACACATGACGGGAGCATAAAAAATATATTAAGAGGAAGTTCCATACCTGAATTCATCATAAACTTTAAACCTTCTAATCCACATACATTTGCTATTTCATGCGGGTCAGCAATTATTGTTGTTGTACCTCTAGGAACTATAACTCTTGCAAATTCATTTGGAGTTACCATCGACGATTCAATATGTACATGACCATCAATCAATCCAGGAGCTACATATTTCCAGTTCAAATCTATTTCCTTTTCACCT is from Caloranaerobacter ferrireducens and encodes:
- the yyaC gene encoding spore protease YyaC yields the protein MFFQINRNKNSVNSFSPYAVSEFSKIILEYLNKYYNKNYKELVIVCIGTDRSTGDSLGPLVGYKLSPLFRKYSKVHLLGTLDNPVHAKNLKENINVIKNTFDNPFVIAIDACLGNIDRIGYVKVEKGPLKPGAGVNKNLPEIGNIHITGIVNISGFMEYIVLQNTRLSIVMKMADVISKSIYLSYIQFYKDNSQTIHN
- a CDS encoding YkuS family protein: MAKKIAIQKGLDDLKNSLKSKGYEVYDINENKEVEAIIYMADGYSIPYMDRFISMDAGFEIDRNKEVLLINATGKTLEEIEYIINNRLYSPLFE
- a CDS encoding diacylglycerol/lipid kinase family protein, encoding MCFVVNPVAGKNRAKSLIPYIEEKMKKTDIKYKIIETTRPKEAIEITKNVLEDGFDIIVAVGGDGTINEVMIGIVEMGKGILGIVPGGTGNDLARTLNIPENIKDALDLIINRKVKSIDLGYADGKPFLNVASIGFDAEIVKNTEKIKRYVKSKFAYTVGLLVTLISYKCKKIKVKLDDREINDEILLIAVGNGKYYGGGMAICPDAVEDDGLSEICFIKKIPKLKLLLLFPSIFKGKHGEFKKYVQFYKSKEVKVNMCNPISLNIDGEIFDVDDEIIFTIERRSIEVIAQ
- a CDS encoding DUF4446 family protein, producing the protein MEEIIAQYSNQIIIFLTVGVIFLLLLNIISQIRISSITKKYNRLVEGVDEASLEDLIFEYIDEVKDMKKETEAIKSMCEELDSKLKFAVQKVGFVRYNAFNDVGSDLSFSVALLDDNLNGFVISSLFGRNECNTYAKPIFNGKSNYTLSDEEIQAIEIAKKQGISKSLESI
- a CDS encoding aminotransferase class V-fold PLP-dependent enzyme, which gives rise to MIYLDNAATTFPKPEEVYQAMLESMKEFGANPGRSGHKLALKAGRAIYETRELLSKLFNIENPMNIIFTSNATEGLNLGIKGILKSGDHVITTSMEHNSVLRPLKALENIGVETTIIQCDKTGMIDIKDIEKNIRQNTKMIITTHASNVTGTLFPIDEISKIAHKNGLLYMVDAAQTAGVYDIDVKNMNIDILVFPGHKSLLGPQGTGGIYIREGIDVMQMKEGGTGSRSESLIQPEMLPDKFESGTPNTPGIVGLGAGIKFILKTGIDNIRKHEEELTEYFIEELKEIDKVKIYGPCDVKKQAPVVSINLGEEDSSEVSYILDRVFNIAVRPGLHCAPLAHKTIGTFEQGVVRFSIGYFNTHEDIEEAIKAIREIAKEI
- the ade gene encoding adenine deaminase, producing the protein MSDNIKRMIDLAYGRELPELVLKNCRIVNVFSHEIIEGDIAIDSGKIVGIGQYKGEKEIDLNWKYVAPGLIDGHVHIESSMVTPNEFARVIVPRGTTTIIADPHEIANVCGLEGLKFMMNSGMELPLNIFFMLPSCVPATSFENSGAILDADKLRELICDERILGLGELMDYPSVILGDEDTLEKVKIVKGKLIDGHGPNISGKDLNAYVIAGVRTEHECSTIEEMINRLRLGMYILIREGSAARNLETLIRGVTKENLRRCLFCTDDKHPEDILTLGHIDNNVRLSIKMGLDPISAIKMATINAAECYKLKEIGAIAPGYVADIIVIDDLEKFNVVQVFKNGVLVAKNNVPLFKVKAVDVSKVTDTVRTKEVRKEDLKIELKGDIANVIRLLPHSLVTEKVIRKVETEKGYFKHHKNLDILKIAVIERHKATGNIGLGLVENFKLTNGAIASTIAHDSHNLIVIGDNDEDMLLAIKEVVRVGGGITICSKGEVLKTLPLPIAGIMSNKSMEEVNVTLKEMLDLAYNKLGVNNDIDPFMTLSFLALPVIPEIKVTDMGLFDVSKFQFIKICDVE